One window from the genome of Actinoplanes teichomyceticus ATCC 31121 encodes:
- a CDS encoding DUF397 domain-containing protein, producing the protein MKDTNGPAWRKSSRCGTSTCVEVAKVDDNYLIRDSKNPEAAALTFTKAEWDAFIEGVTAGEFRF; encoded by the coding sequence ATGAAAGACACCAACGGGCCCGCATGGCGCAAGAGCAGCCGATGCGGCACGTCGACCTGCGTCGAGGTGGCCAAGGTCGACGATAACTACCTGATCCGCGATTCGAAGAACCCCGAAGCCGCCGCCCTGACCTTCACCAAGGCCGAATGGGATGCATTCATCGAGGGCGTCACCGCGGGCGAGTTCCGTTTCTGA
- a CDS encoding geranylgeranyl reductase family protein, translating into MSRLGSVLVEPVWDVAVIGAGPAGLAAAHAAASQGARVVVLERAAHPRYKTCGGGLLGSSLRLSSERLAVPVRDTITDITFTLDGRRAFTRTSAGEPLLALVRRDDFDQAWCEAAVRAGATVRQHAQVRALTQDEHGVTVTLDGGATVTARVAIGADGSAGITSRHVGVVFEQQDLGLEVELAATRADRERWRGRVLLDWGPVPGSYGWVFPKDDELTVGVIMEKGRGADTKRYLRDFVERLGLAGRAVLRDSGHLTRCRAAASPVRHGRVLVAGDAAGLLEPWTREGISYALRSGTWAGRIAAGSEDLSAYDRIVAERLQPEMIAGRRLLGVFGRYPSMLHTAMSSALGWRAFTGFCRGEFSMAGALRRPAVQAALRLLGSRPAQVRRAADQRDGSG; encoded by the coding sequence ATGTCTAGACTCGGATCCGTGCTGGTGGAGCCGGTCTGGGACGTCGCAGTGATCGGAGCGGGCCCGGCCGGGCTGGCGGCCGCGCACGCCGCCGCGTCCCAGGGGGCGCGGGTCGTGGTGCTGGAGCGCGCCGCGCACCCGCGGTACAAGACCTGCGGCGGGGGCCTGCTGGGCAGTTCGCTGCGGTTGAGCTCGGAGCGGCTCGCGGTTCCGGTGCGGGACACCATCACCGACATCACGTTCACACTGGACGGGCGGCGCGCGTTCACCCGTACCTCGGCCGGTGAGCCGCTGCTCGCGCTGGTCCGACGGGACGACTTCGACCAGGCCTGGTGCGAGGCCGCGGTGCGGGCGGGCGCGACGGTACGCCAGCACGCCCAGGTCCGCGCCCTCACGCAGGACGAGCACGGGGTCACCGTGACGCTCGACGGCGGCGCCACGGTCACCGCCCGGGTGGCGATCGGCGCCGACGGCTCGGCCGGGATCACCAGCCGGCACGTCGGGGTCGTCTTCGAGCAGCAGGACCTCGGCCTGGAGGTGGAGCTGGCGGCCACGCGTGCGGACCGGGAGCGCTGGCGCGGCCGGGTGCTGCTCGACTGGGGACCGGTCCCGGGTTCGTACGGCTGGGTGTTTCCCAAGGACGACGAGCTGACCGTCGGCGTGATCATGGAGAAGGGCCGCGGCGCGGACACCAAGCGCTACCTGCGTGACTTCGTCGAGCGGCTGGGCCTGGCGGGCCGGGCGGTGCTGCGCGACTCCGGGCACCTGACCCGGTGCCGGGCCGCGGCCTCGCCGGTGCGCCACGGCCGGGTGCTGGTCGCCGGCGACGCCGCCGGCCTGCTCGAACCGTGGACCAGGGAGGGCATCAGCTACGCGCTGCGGTCCGGGACGTGGGCGGGGCGGATCGCCGCCGGATCCGAGGACCTTTCCGCGTACGACCGGATCGTCGCCGAGCGGCTGCAGCCCGAGATGATCGCCGGCCGTCGCCTGCTCGGGGTCTTCGGCCGGTATCCGTCCATGCTGCACACCGCGATGTCGAGCGCGCTGGGCTGGCGGGCGTTCACCGGCTTCTGCCGGGGGGAGTTCTCGATGGCCGGGGCGTTGCGCCGCCCGGCGGTCCAGGCCGCGCTGCGCCTGCTGGGCAGCCGGCCGGCACAGGTCCGACGGGCTGCCGATCAGCGCGACGGCTCCGGCTAG
- a CDS encoding MDR family MFS transporter codes for MSDRLDPALLRVAAVLVPGAVLAQLDTTIVSVGIGSVAEGVHADLLTVQWVTTGYLLAVALVAPLSGWLVHRFGGKRVWLLAVAVFVLGSALSGLATTAGALIAFRALQGLGGGLMQPVGQALIARIAGPARIGRLVGLITTPVSLAPIAGPVLGGLLTTGPGWRWMFFVNLPIGLAALVLAARLVPPDDAERDRTLRLDAPGLLLLPPGLVALVYGLSLSGPDADPAARAALLGYGAIALIAYVAHALRTTRTPLLDLSLFAGRGFTLAAVNTFLIGAALYGSMLLIPLYLVQAYALSPLAAGLALAPQALGMAVVAPLAGRWTDRHGPRAVSLLGIAAIVAGTVPFLLTGSRPPLFLLVGALFVRGLGLGAVVPPNAAATYTSVTRAQVPAATGVRTVLNRIGGSIGTAVLAIILQTALGDSTADAAFGHTFGWVVAFAVLTLIPAAMYPRHAPGRPAAGPAPGKTGTLVEGGTR; via the coding sequence ATGTCCGATCGCCTCGACCCCGCACTGCTCCGCGTGGCCGCCGTGCTCGTCCCGGGCGCCGTGCTGGCCCAACTGGACACCACGATCGTCAGCGTCGGCATCGGCTCCGTGGCCGAGGGCGTGCACGCCGACCTGCTCACCGTGCAGTGGGTGACCACCGGCTACCTGCTCGCCGTCGCGCTCGTGGCGCCGCTCTCCGGCTGGTTGGTCCACCGCTTCGGCGGCAAGCGCGTCTGGCTGCTGGCCGTCGCGGTGTTCGTCCTCGGCTCGGCGCTCAGCGGGCTCGCCACGACGGCCGGCGCCCTGATCGCGTTCCGGGCGCTGCAGGGCCTCGGCGGCGGGCTCATGCAGCCGGTCGGGCAGGCGCTGATCGCCCGGATCGCCGGACCGGCTCGCATCGGCCGGCTCGTCGGGCTCATCACCACGCCGGTCTCGCTCGCGCCGATCGCCGGACCGGTCCTGGGCGGCCTGCTCACCACCGGCCCCGGCTGGCGCTGGATGTTCTTCGTCAACCTGCCGATCGGCCTGGCCGCGCTCGTGCTGGCCGCCCGGCTGGTCCCGCCCGACGACGCCGAGCGGGATCGCACGCTGCGCCTCGACGCGCCCGGTCTGCTGCTGCTCCCACCCGGCCTGGTCGCCCTGGTCTACGGACTCTCACTGAGTGGCCCGGACGCCGACCCGGCGGCCCGCGCCGCCCTGCTGGGGTACGGGGCCATCGCGCTGATCGCCTACGTGGCGCACGCTCTGCGGACCACCCGGACGCCCCTGCTCGACCTGAGCCTGTTCGCCGGCCGCGGCTTCACCCTCGCCGCGGTCAACACCTTCCTGATCGGCGCCGCGCTGTACGGATCGATGCTGCTGATCCCCCTGTACCTCGTGCAGGCGTACGCGTTGAGCCCGCTCGCCGCCGGCCTCGCCCTGGCCCCGCAGGCACTGGGCATGGCCGTGGTGGCCCCGTTGGCGGGTCGCTGGACCGACCGGCACGGCCCCCGCGCGGTGTCCCTGCTCGGCATCGCGGCCATCGTCGCCGGCACCGTCCCGTTCCTGCTCACCGGCTCCCGACCGCCACTGTTCCTGCTGGTGGGGGCGCTGTTCGTCCGGGGCTTGGGGCTCGGCGCGGTGGTGCCGCCGAACGCGGCCGCCACGTACACGTCGGTCACCCGCGCGCAGGTTCCGGCCGCCACCGGGGTGCGTACCGTGCTGAACCGCATCGGCGGCTCGATCGGTACGGCCGTGCTGGCCATCATCCTGCAGACGGCGCTGGGCGACTCCACCGCGGATGCCGCGTTCGGCCACACCTTCGGCTGGGTGGTCGCGTTCGCCGTACTGACCCTGATCCCCGCCGCGATGTATCCGCGGCACGCCCCCGGCAGGCCCGCGGCCGGTCCCGCGCCCGGGAAGACCGGGACGCTCGTCGAAGGAGGTACCCGATGA
- a CDS encoding TetR/AcrR family transcriptional regulator, whose protein sequence is MSDVTGLRELKKQATRERLAHQATVLFIEHGFDNVTIADVAAAAGVSKMTVTNYFPLKEDLVFDAYALVEDSLAAAVRARRPGESVLHGLHRQYLAALGGTYPVLTGHSSAGFARLVHESPRLRAREREIDERREEALAAALAAEDGAGDADHTRAAAAQLAAAHRVLFRLVRSLVRDGMPQDQTDRRAAAAAAVSFGLLEPALGDYLVQTA, encoded by the coding sequence ATGAGCGACGTGACGGGGCTGCGCGAACTGAAGAAGCAGGCAACCAGGGAACGGCTCGCCCACCAGGCCACCGTGCTGTTCATCGAGCACGGGTTCGACAACGTCACCATCGCTGATGTGGCCGCGGCGGCCGGCGTGTCGAAGATGACGGTCACCAACTACTTCCCGCTCAAGGAGGATCTCGTCTTCGACGCGTACGCCCTCGTCGAGGACAGCCTGGCCGCCGCGGTGCGCGCCCGCCGCCCCGGCGAGTCGGTGCTGCACGGGCTGCACCGGCAGTACCTGGCCGCGCTGGGCGGGACGTACCCGGTGCTCACCGGGCACTCCTCCGCGGGCTTCGCCCGCCTGGTGCACGAGAGCCCACGGTTGCGCGCCCGGGAACGCGAGATCGACGAGCGGCGGGAGGAGGCACTCGCCGCCGCGCTCGCCGCCGAGGACGGGGCCGGGGACGCCGACCACACCCGTGCCGCCGCGGCCCAGCTCGCCGCCGCACACCGGGTGCTGTTCCGGCTGGTCCGCTCCCTGGTGCGCGACGGCATGCCGCAGGACCAGACCGACCGCCGGGCCGCCGCCGCGGCCGCGGTCAGCTTCGGGCTGCTCGAGCCGGCCCTGGGCGACTATCTCGTCCAGACCGCCTGA
- a CDS encoding MFS transporter, whose protein sequence is MTTTAVPDLRATTRAVYLAFIFLGVAMASFAARIPQIRDELDLTPSRLGLVLLAAAIGSITSLPLAGHIVGRFGSRHTVAVMAVVLGLSLSAVAVGYRFGVVPVVTGLYVYGFATGAWDVAMNVQGAAVEQRLGRAIMPRFHAGYSIGTVAGALLGAGAVAAGISVTWHMVIMIVASAAIVTVAVQKFGPDQAAQDDSPAGERPSALTFWREPRTLLIGVFVLAFAFTEGAGIDWISVAMIDDYGTSAGTGTLAFAVFLAAMTIGRWYGPGLLDRYGRVMVLRALAVIGLAGLLLFAFGSHPVVAFAGALLWGIGASLGFPVGMSAAADDPAKAAPRVGVVASIGYIAFLGGPPLIGFLGDHMTVSRGLLAVAALLVVSITLSSALKPLPPAPLER, encoded by the coding sequence GTGACCACTACCGCCGTGCCGGACCTGCGGGCGACCACCCGTGCGGTCTACCTCGCTTTCATCTTCCTGGGCGTCGCGATGGCCAGCTTTGCCGCCCGGATTCCGCAGATCCGCGACGAGCTGGACCTGACCCCGTCCCGGCTGGGGCTGGTGCTGCTGGCCGCCGCGATCGGGTCGATCACCTCGCTGCCGCTGGCCGGGCACATCGTCGGCCGGTTCGGCTCGCGGCACACGGTGGCCGTGATGGCCGTGGTGCTCGGGCTGTCGCTGAGCGCGGTGGCGGTCGGCTACCGGTTCGGGGTGGTCCCGGTGGTCACCGGCCTCTACGTGTACGGCTTCGCCACCGGCGCGTGGGACGTGGCGATGAACGTGCAGGGCGCGGCGGTGGAGCAGCGGCTCGGCCGGGCGATCATGCCGCGGTTCCATGCCGGCTACAGCATCGGCACGGTGGCCGGCGCGCTCCTGGGAGCGGGCGCGGTGGCCGCCGGCATCTCGGTCACCTGGCACATGGTGATCATGATCGTGGCATCGGCCGCGATCGTCACGGTGGCGGTCCAGAAGTTCGGGCCGGACCAGGCCGCCCAGGACGACTCGCCGGCCGGCGAACGCCCGTCCGCCCTCACCTTCTGGCGGGAGCCGCGCACCCTGCTGATCGGGGTGTTCGTGCTCGCCTTCGCGTTCACCGAGGGCGCCGGCATCGACTGGATCAGCGTCGCCATGATCGACGACTACGGCACCTCGGCCGGCACCGGCACGCTCGCCTTCGCGGTGTTCCTGGCCGCCATGACCATCGGCCGCTGGTACGGCCCCGGCCTGCTGGACCGGTACGGCCGGGTCATGGTGCTGCGCGCGCTCGCCGTGATCGGCCTGGCCGGCCTGCTGCTGTTCGCCTTCGGCTCACATCCGGTGGTCGCCTTCGCCGGCGCGCTGCTGTGGGGCATCGGGGCGTCACTCGGCTTCCCGGTCGGGATGAGCGCGGCCGCCGACGACCCGGCCAAGGCCGCGCCCCGGGTCGGCGTGGTGGCCTCGATCGGCTACATCGCCTTTCTCGGCGGCCCGCCACTGATCGGCTTCCTCGGCGACCACATGACCGTGTCCCGCGGCCTGCTCGCCGTCGCCGCGCTGCTGGTCGTCTCGATCACGCTGTCCTCGGCGCTCAAGCCGCTGCCGCCCGCCCCGCTCGAACGGTAG
- a CDS encoding helix-turn-helix domain-containing protein, which produces MTEGDSPTVARRRVRLALREARERADLTQLQVAEEMEWSLSKVIRIENGDVSISPNDLRALLSYLGIRDRALVGSLVADTRIARTRQRQAWYHTPDFRENLTDATRKLVEYENESTGIRSYSIYYVPGHLQTPRYARALMTRFEDELSDHQTARRIEARRLRRESLLQRAASGQVEILVMVDESVLRRTIGGPAVFAEQLGELAGLAANGAIRMRMVPFRLDASVTNNASFDLLAFGEGEVLYRETGLGDEMIEDREATAKHRARFDKVWQEAADEDDTIAFIRQQIAALEHGHQNRSARAHT; this is translated from the coding sequence ATGACTGAGGGTGACTCACCCACCGTCGCACGCCGGCGCGTACGGCTCGCGCTCCGTGAGGCGCGGGAGCGGGCCGACCTGACCCAGCTGCAGGTCGCCGAGGAGATGGAGTGGTCGCTCAGCAAGGTGATCCGGATCGAGAACGGTGACGTGTCCATCTCGCCGAACGACCTCCGGGCCCTGCTGAGCTACCTCGGCATCCGGGACCGGGCACTGGTCGGCTCGCTGGTCGCGGACACCCGGATCGCCCGGACCAGGCAGCGCCAGGCGTGGTACCACACCCCGGATTTCCGGGAGAACCTCACCGACGCCACCCGCAAGCTCGTGGAGTACGAGAACGAGTCGACCGGGATCCGGTCGTACTCGATCTACTACGTGCCCGGGCACCTGCAGACCCCACGCTACGCCCGGGCCCTGATGACCCGTTTCGAGGACGAGCTCAGCGACCATCAGACCGCCCGCCGCATCGAGGCGCGCCGGCTGCGCCGCGAGTCGCTGCTCCAGCGCGCCGCGTCCGGACAGGTGGAGATCCTGGTGATGGTGGACGAGTCGGTGCTGCGGCGCACCATCGGTGGCCCGGCGGTCTTCGCCGAGCAGCTCGGCGAGCTGGCCGGCCTCGCCGCCAACGGCGCCATCCGGATGCGGATGGTCCCGTTCCGCCTGGACGCGTCGGTCACCAACAACGCCAGTTTCGACCTGCTCGCCTTCGGCGAGGGCGAGGTGCTCTACCGGGAGACCGGCCTCGGCGACGAGATGATCGAGGACCGGGAAGCCACCGCGAAACATCGCGCGCGTTTCGACAAGGTTTGGCAGGAAGCCGCGGACGAGGACGACACGATCGCCTTCATCCGGCAGCAGATCGCAGCCCTGGAACACGGCCACCAGAACCGCTCGGCCCGGGCGCACACATGA
- a CDS encoding DUF397 domain-containing protein, which produces MIGTTRGMCWRRSKRCATGACVEVARVGELFLIRDSKNPDSPPLTFTREVWEAFLAGIKAGEFGTA; this is translated from the coding sequence ATGATCGGAACCACCAGGGGAATGTGCTGGCGGCGGAGTAAACGGTGTGCCACCGGCGCGTGCGTCGAGGTCGCGCGAGTCGGGGAATTGTTCCTGATCCGCGACTCCAAGAACCCTGACAGCCCTCCACTGACCTTCACCCGGGAGGTCTGGGAGGCCTTCCTGGCCGGGATCAAGGCCGGCGAGTTCGGCACCGCATGA
- a CDS encoding DUF6226 family protein encodes MDGNQYATDRDRFTTLHEAADTLLDELTERYQVERRETKEPLGPDEALVRTVRLIPRTPAAAPLAIQFTDPGLHLRMGWWWLEVLPVCGCDTCDADPQLLSRQLRRHALAMVDGGLWERVRRGMSGSWYEARLIGAGIEADREGPLSAAAARDARRGGFAAPVRWAPWPVRA; translated from the coding sequence GTGGACGGCAATCAGTACGCCACCGATCGAGACCGCTTCACCACGCTGCACGAGGCGGCCGACACCCTGCTGGACGAGCTCACCGAGCGCTACCAGGTGGAGCGCCGGGAGACCAAGGAACCGCTCGGGCCCGACGAGGCGCTCGTGCGGACCGTCCGGCTCATCCCACGCACGCCGGCGGCGGCGCCACTGGCGATCCAGTTCACCGATCCCGGCCTGCACCTGCGGATGGGCTGGTGGTGGCTGGAGGTGCTGCCGGTCTGTGGGTGCGACACCTGCGACGCGGACCCGCAACTGCTCAGCCGCCAGCTGCGCCGCCACGCCCTCGCCATGGTCGACGGCGGTCTGTGGGAGCGGGTCCGCCGCGGCATGAGCGGCTCCTGGTACGAGGCCCGGCTGATCGGCGCCGGAATCGAAGCCGACCGGGAGGGGCCGCTCTCCGCGGCCGCGGCCCGGGACGCCCGGCGGGGCGGATTCGCCGCCCCGGTGCGGTGGGCGCCCTGGCCGGTACGCGCCTAG
- the mca gene encoding mycothiol conjugate amidase Mca yields the protein MTPPTRTDLSGLRLLSVHAHPDDESSKGAATLVKYSRAGADVLVCTMTGGERGSVLNPALDRPEVRAELPARRRAEMARAREILGVRQRFLGFVDSGLVANGDVPPDSFAAQPVDVATRPLVEAVREFRPHVMIAYDENGGYPHPDHIKANQVAVAAFLAAGDPSRYQDCGPVWSPQKLYYTCAFNRDYFEAIHRAMLDAGLDSPAGEVLAGWPEDWPAWEVTTRIECAEYFPIRRAALLAHETQVNPDGPELSCPLDLEMKVWPTEDYHLVSSSVPTHLPETDLFAGVVPDRP from the coding sequence ATGACCCCGCCCACCCGCACCGACCTGTCCGGGCTGCGACTGCTCAGCGTGCACGCCCATCCGGACGACGAGTCCAGCAAGGGCGCCGCCACGCTGGTGAAGTACTCCCGGGCCGGCGCGGACGTCCTGGTCTGCACCATGACCGGCGGTGAGCGCGGCAGCGTGCTCAACCCGGCGCTGGACCGCCCGGAGGTCCGGGCCGAGCTGCCCGCCCGGCGCCGGGCCGAGATGGCCCGCGCCCGCGAGATCCTCGGGGTGCGGCAGCGGTTCCTCGGCTTCGTCGACTCCGGCCTGGTCGCCAACGGTGACGTGCCGCCGGACAGCTTCGCGGCGCAACCCGTCGACGTCGCGACCCGGCCGCTGGTCGAGGCGGTCCGCGAGTTCCGGCCGCACGTCATGATCGCGTACGACGAGAACGGCGGGTACCCGCACCCGGATCACATCAAGGCCAACCAGGTCGCGGTGGCCGCCTTCCTGGCCGCCGGCGACCCGTCGCGATATCAGGACTGCGGTCCGGTGTGGAGCCCGCAGAAGCTCTACTACACCTGCGCCTTCAACCGGGACTACTTCGAGGCCATCCACCGGGCGATGCTCGACGCCGGCCTGGACTCCCCGGCCGGTGAGGTGCTGGCCGGCTGGCCCGAGGACTGGCCGGCCTGGGAGGTGACCACCCGCATCGAGTGCGCCGAGTACTTCCCGATCCGGCGGGCCGCGCTGCTGGCCCACGAGACGCAGGTGAACCCGGACGGCCCGGAACTGTCCTGCCCGCTGGACCTGGAGATGAAGGTCTGGCCCACCGAGGACTACCACCTCGTCTCCTCGTCGGTGCCGACCCACCTGCCGGAGACCGACCTGTTCGCCGGGGTGGTGCCGGACCGGCCCTGA